In Rhinatrema bivittatum chromosome 1, aRhiBiv1.1, whole genome shotgun sequence, a single genomic region encodes these proteins:
- the TOMM5 gene encoding mitochondrial import receptor subunit TOM5 homolog gives MFRMEGPGPKLDPEEMKKKMREDVVKSVRNFCIYVVVLRITPFILKKLDSI, from the exons ATGTTCCGCATGGAGGGCCCCGGTCCCAAGCTGGACCCTGAGGAGATGAAGAAGAAGATGCGCGAAGACGTAGTAAAATCTGTCCGCAACTTTTGTATCTATGTGGTGGTGCTGAGAATCA CTCCATTCATCTTAAAGAAGTTGGACAGCATCTGA